A part of Tessaracoccus timonensis genomic DNA contains:
- a CDS encoding TIM-barrel domain-containing protein, translated as MRHEQQTVQGSTWRIQVLGEALVRFEWDADGVFVDAPTQVVTDRPVEHTSMVVEERGDGVQIITEAFQLDYDGATPSAAGLTVRARSNYHAIWRFGQPFKNPFARLFNKPINLGGTTRTLDTVDGRCELDDGIVSDLGISVLDDSASFQVLTGDEFVAPREGHVDQYVFVHDRDHAGALADFARLTGPTPLIPRYALGNWWSRFHRYSADSYNELMNTFERHELPFSVAVIDMDWHITDVERRFGHGWTGYTWNRELFPDPEAFLQGLHERGLAVSLNVHPADGVRAFEDAYHRVCEMVGQEPGDELPVDFNLADPAFRRAYFEAVHHPLEAQGVDFWWIDWQQGSVARSGMDPLWLLNYFHTVDMARRGQRPLVLSRYAGPGSHRFPVGFSGDVVSSWASLAFQPEFTATAANIGYGVWSHDIGGHLLGVRDDELALRWLQFGVFSPINRLHSSNDEFSRKEPWQYRDDVSDVMGAFLRLRHALVPYLYSEWADGTPLLKPMYHAYPLSEGAYDVPNQYLFGSQLIVAPVTSPVDDVTQLAATHTWLPEGRFVDVFTGLRYVGGRYVTMHRDVESIPVLARDGAIIPLAARGTRPADLPEHFDVWVAPGADGSYTLVEDDGALDPATVTTRITWHDATRTLTVDVPTGATHILPETRTWRVRLLGGGIDELREAGVTLRTSPLEWTAPEVVANDDVRARCQVILERAQTAVAHKHTAARILDEASSPLRAVQALRETPVRGATPDEVTRLPEPLVAALAEVLTASA; from the coding sequence ATGCGGCATGAACAGCAGACGGTGCAGGGCTCCACGTGGCGAATCCAGGTGCTTGGCGAAGCACTCGTACGGTTTGAGTGGGACGCGGACGGCGTCTTCGTCGATGCCCCCACCCAGGTGGTAACCGACCGCCCGGTCGAGCACACGTCGATGGTGGTCGAGGAACGCGGCGACGGTGTGCAGATCATCACGGAGGCGTTCCAGCTGGATTACGACGGCGCCACGCCCAGCGCTGCCGGGCTCACCGTCCGGGCTCGATCGAATTACCATGCGATCTGGCGCTTCGGCCAACCCTTCAAGAACCCCTTCGCGCGGCTGTTCAACAAGCCCATCAACCTCGGCGGCACCACGCGCACGCTCGACACCGTCGACGGGCGCTGCGAGCTCGACGACGGCATCGTGAGCGATCTCGGCATCAGCGTGCTCGACGATTCGGCGTCGTTCCAAGTGCTCACAGGCGACGAGTTCGTCGCGCCGCGCGAGGGGCACGTCGATCAGTATGTGTTCGTCCACGATCGCGATCACGCGGGTGCGCTGGCTGATTTTGCCCGGCTGACCGGCCCCACGCCGCTCATTCCGCGGTACGCGCTCGGCAACTGGTGGAGCAGGTTCCATCGCTACTCAGCGGATAGTTACAACGAGCTCATGAACACGTTCGAGCGCCACGAGCTGCCGTTTAGCGTCGCCGTCATCGATATGGATTGGCACATCACCGACGTGGAGCGCCGCTTCGGGCACGGCTGGACGGGCTACACCTGGAACCGCGAGCTCTTCCCCGACCCGGAGGCGTTCCTGCAGGGCCTGCACGAGCGCGGGCTGGCGGTGTCGCTGAACGTTCATCCCGCTGACGGTGTCCGGGCCTTCGAGGATGCGTACCACCGGGTGTGCGAGATGGTGGGGCAAGAACCGGGCGACGAGTTACCCGTCGATTTCAATCTCGCTGACCCTGCGTTTAGGAGGGCGTACTTCGAGGCAGTGCATCACCCGTTGGAGGCGCAGGGCGTCGATTTCTGGTGGATCGATTGGCAGCAGGGCTCCGTCGCGCGCAGCGGCATGGACCCGCTGTGGCTCCTGAACTACTTCCACACGGTGGATATGGCGCGACGGGGTCAGCGCCCGCTGGTTCTCTCCCGCTACGCGGGCCCGGGGTCGCATCGCTTCCCCGTCGGGTTCTCGGGCGACGTGGTCTCGTCGTGGGCGTCGCTGGCGTTCCAGCCTGAGTTCACGGCGACGGCTGCCAACATCGGCTACGGCGTCTGGAGCCACGACATCGGCGGGCACCTGCTGGGTGTGCGCGACGATGAGCTTGCGTTGCGCTGGTTGCAGTTTGGGGTGTTCTCCCCCATCAACCGGCTGCATTCCAGCAACGACGAGTTCTCCCGCAAGGAACCGTGGCAGTACCGCGACGATGTGAGCGACGTGATGGGCGCGTTCCTGCGGCTCCGCCACGCGCTGGTGCCGTACCTCTACTCAGAGTGGGCGGACGGCACCCCGCTGCTGAAGCCCATGTACCACGCCTACCCTCTGAGCGAGGGTGCCTACGACGTGCCGAACCAGTACCTGTTCGGCAGTCAGCTCATCGTCGCCCCTGTGACCTCTCCGGTGGACGATGTCACCCAGCTCGCGGCCACGCACACCTGGCTTCCCGAGGGGCGGTTCGTCGACGTGTTCACTGGGTTGCGGTACGTCGGAGGCCGGTATGTGACGATGCATCGGGATGTAGAGTCCATCCCCGTGCTCGCGCGCGATGGGGCGATCATCCCGCTGGCGGCGCGCGGCACCCGCCCCGCGGACCTGCCGGAGCACTTCGACGTGTGGGTGGCCCCCGGTGCCGATGGCAGCTACACGCTGGTGGAGGATGACGGGGCCCTCGACCCCGCGACAGTCACGACGCGCATCACCTGGCACGATGCGACGCGCACACTCACCGTCGACGTACCCACGGGCGCCACCCACATTCTGCCCGAGACCCGCACCTGGCGGGTTCGGCTGCTGGGCGGCGGCATCGACGAGCTGCGCGAGGCCGGCGTGACGCTACGCACCTCGCCGCTGGAGTGGACCGCACCCGAAGTGGTGGCCAACGACGACGTGCGCGCCCGCTGTCAGGTGATCTTGGAGCGCGCGCAGACGGCCGTCGCTCACAAACACACCGCGGCACGCATTCTCGACGAGGCCTCGTCGCCGCTGCGCGCGGTGCAGGCATTGCGCGAGACCCCGGTCCGCGGCGCAACCCCCGACGAGGTGACCCGCCTACCGGAACCCCTCGTCGCGGCCCTTGCCGAGGTGCTCACCGCGTCCGCGTGA
- the ald gene encoding alanine dehydrogenase: protein MRIAVPTEVKNNEFRVAITPVGVAELVHHGHEVFIQQGAGEGSGISDEEFAQQGATIVEGAQATWESGEMVLKVKEPVESEYGFLRDDLTLFTYLHLAADRRQAEALLDAGTTAIAYETVQLPNRMLPLLYPMSEIAGCLAPQVGAHAMMRPQGMAGMLLGCVSGVKPAKVVILGGGTVGQNATNIALGMGADVTVLDTDLEKLRTTFWRFNNRVQGIASSKLTVREQVLSADLVIGTVLIPGSRAPKLVTNDMVADMKPGSVLVDVAIDQGGCFEDSRPTTHQDPMFQVHNSTFYCVGNMPGAVPNTSTWALTNATLPYVMHLAEKGWQQAMRDDHALALGLNTHAGKLFVQGVGDAFDMDVTPLNDALA from the coding sequence ATGCGCATCGCAGTCCCCACTGAAGTCAAGAACAACGAGTTTCGCGTAGCCATCACCCCCGTCGGTGTGGCTGAGCTCGTGCACCACGGCCACGAGGTCTTCATCCAGCAGGGGGCAGGCGAGGGCTCGGGCATCTCGGACGAGGAATTCGCCCAGCAGGGCGCGACGATCGTCGAAGGCGCCCAAGCTACCTGGGAATCTGGCGAGATGGTTCTGAAGGTGAAGGAGCCTGTCGAATCGGAGTACGGCTTCCTCCGCGACGACCTCACACTCTTCACTTACCTGCACCTGGCCGCAGACCGTCGGCAAGCTGAGGCCCTGTTGGATGCAGGCACCACCGCAATTGCATACGAAACCGTGCAGCTGCCAAACCGGATGCTGCCGCTGCTGTACCCCATGTCGGAGATTGCCGGCTGTCTCGCCCCACAGGTGGGCGCACATGCCATGATGCGCCCGCAGGGCATGGCAGGCATGCTGCTGGGTTGCGTGAGCGGTGTGAAGCCGGCGAAGGTCGTCATCCTTGGCGGTGGCACCGTTGGCCAGAACGCCACCAACATCGCGCTCGGCATGGGCGCCGACGTCACTGTCCTCGATACTGACTTGGAAAAGCTGCGCACCACGTTCTGGCGGTTCAACAACCGGGTGCAAGGCATTGCCTCGTCGAAGCTCACAGTGCGGGAGCAGGTGTTGTCAGCCGACCTCGTTATCGGCACCGTGCTCATTCCTGGCTCCAGGGCTCCCAAGCTCGTCACCAACGACATGGTGGCTGACATGAAGCCCGGCTCCGTGCTGGTCGACGTCGCCATCGATCAGGGCGGCTGCTTCGAAGACTCGCGTCCGACGACCCACCAGGATCCGATGTTCCAGGTACACAACAGCACGTTCTACTGCGTCGGCAACATGCCAGGCGCGGTGCCCAACACTTCGACGTGGGCACTCACCAACGCGACGCTCCCCTACGTCATGCACCTGGCGGAGAAGGGCTGGCAACAGGCCATGCGCGACGATCACGCTCTCGCGCTCGGCCTCAACACCCACGCCGGCAAGCTGTTCGTGCAGGGAGTCGGTGACGCCTTCGACATGGACGTCACCCCACTGAATGATGCCCTGGCTTGA
- a CDS encoding methylmalonyl-CoA carboxytransferase subunit 5S, whose translation MSARKIGVTELALRDAHQSLMATRMAMEDMVDACEDIDKAGYWSVECWGGATYDACIRFLNEDPWERLRTFRKLMPNSRLQMLLRGQNLLGYRHYEDYVVDKFVEKSAENGMDVFRVFDALNDPRNMARAMQAVRDAGKHAQGTICYTISPVHTVEGYIKLAGQLIDMGAESIAFKDMAALLKPQPAYDIVKGIKDTYGDVQINVHCHSTTGVTLVSLMKAIEAGADVVDTAISSMSLGPGHNPTESLVEMLEDTGYETGLDMDRLVKIRDHFKGVRPKYAEFESKTLVDTGIFSSQIPGGMLSNMESQLKAQGAGDRIDEVMAEVPRVKADAGHPPLVTPSSQIVGTQAVFNVLMGRYKVMTGEFADLMLGYYGECLGERNPEVIELAKAQAKKDQITVRPADLLEPEWDKLTEEAKGLEGFDGTDEDVLTHAMFPNVAAKFLATRAEGPKSVAKSPEQLAAERAKAAGPAQGITAPVNYNVKLAGREHSVTVEPA comes from the coding sequence ATGAGTGCGCGAAAGATTGGCGTCACCGAGCTTGCCCTCCGTGACGCGCACCAGAGTTTGATGGCAACTCGCATGGCCATGGAGGACATGGTTGATGCGTGTGAAGACATTGATAAGGCCGGTTACTGGTCCGTGGAATGCTGGGGCGGTGCGACGTACGACGCGTGCATCCGCTTCCTGAACGAAGATCCCTGGGAGCGTCTCCGCACGTTCCGCAAGCTGATGCCGAACTCGCGGCTGCAGATGCTGCTGCGTGGGCAGAACCTGTTGGGCTACCGCCACTACGAGGATTATGTCGTCGACAAGTTCGTGGAGAAGTCAGCCGAGAACGGCATGGACGTCTTCCGCGTCTTCGACGCGCTGAACGACCCTCGAAACATGGCGCGTGCGATGCAGGCTGTGCGCGACGCGGGCAAGCACGCTCAGGGCACGATTTGCTACACGATCTCTCCGGTGCACACCGTCGAGGGATACATCAAGTTGGCTGGTCAGCTCATCGACATGGGCGCAGAATCCATCGCATTCAAGGACATGGCCGCCCTGCTGAAGCCGCAACCCGCCTACGACATCGTCAAGGGCATCAAGGACACCTACGGCGACGTGCAGATCAACGTCCACTGCCACTCCACCACCGGCGTCACCCTCGTTTCGCTGATGAAGGCCATCGAGGCTGGCGCGGACGTCGTCGATACGGCTATCTCGTCGATGTCGCTCGGCCCCGGCCACAACCCCACCGAGTCGCTCGTCGAGATGCTGGAAGACACCGGCTACGAGACCGGCTTGGACATGGACCGCCTCGTGAAGATCCGCGACCACTTCAAGGGCGTGCGCCCGAAGTACGCGGAGTTCGAGTCGAAGACGCTCGTCGATACCGGCATCTTCAGCTCCCAGATTCCTGGCGGCATGCTCTCCAACATGGAGTCGCAGCTCAAGGCGCAGGGCGCTGGCGACCGCATCGACGAAGTGATGGCCGAGGTTCCGCGCGTCAAGGCCGACGCAGGGCACCCGCCGCTGGTGACTCCGTCGTCGCAGATTGTCGGCACGCAGGCTGTGTTCAACGTCCTCATGGGTCGTTACAAGGTGATGACCGGCGAGTTTGCCGACCTGATGCTCGGCTACTACGGCGAATGCCTGGGCGAGCGCAACCCCGAGGTGATCGAGCTCGCGAAGGCGCAGGCCAAGAAGGACCAGATCACGGTGCGCCCCGCCGATCTGCTGGAACCCGAGTGGGACAAGCTCACGGAGGAGGCGAAGGGGCTCGAAGGCTTCGACGGCACCGACGAGGACGTGCTCACGCACGCCATGTTCCCGAACGTGGCCGCGAAATTCCTCGCCACCCGTGCAGAGGGCCCGAAGAGCGTCGCCAAGTCGCCCGAGCAGCTGGCTGCCGAGCGAGCCAAGGCCGCAGGCCCCGCGCAGGGCATCACCGCACCCGTCAACTACAACGTCAAGCTGGCCGGACGCGAACACAGCGTCACGGTTGAGCCCGCCTGA